Sequence from the Terriglobales bacterium genome:
TGCAGAAACCGTTTCAGGCGGCGCTGTCGCCAGCCGCTCGCTTTTACAATCGCCCACGCTTACTCCGCGCTCCTCACGCCCGTGGAGTTGTGCGCATAAGAACACGTAAACGCGCGCGCATACCTCCGCACGAAGAGCGAACCCACTTCGGAAATCCTTAAGGAGTGCGTTCTGGAATTATCGTCCTGCTATCGTCGGCCCACCGCTCGACTGACCAGCGTCTGATTCCGTTCCTGGAGCTGGCGGAGGGAGTTGAACCCCCGACCCTCTGATTACAAATCAGATGCTCTACCAGCTGAGCTACGCCAGCGGTTTCGGTGCATCACCTATGACGCACCAAAGACACATCTCCCGCCCACCTTGCGGGACAAAGTTTAGAGGTTAACACAAACGGAACCCGGCGTGCAACGCACTCGGCCCCGCGTAATTTCCTTGTTGCTGAGTGCTATGATTTGCAATTCTTCTTAAACGATTTTACTCGAAGTCGCCGGGCTCTGCCACCGTCACTATGAGGGTTGTTCGCCCTGCGGGCAAAAATCCATGCGACCACGCACCCGCATCACCCTGTTGACCGTGGTTCTGGTTGCCGCGGTCCTGGTACTGATCATCGGTCTGCGGAAACAGGCTCCCCCTGAGCCTGCGCGCCTACTCCCCGGCGCCGATGCCTTTGTTTACCTGGATCTAAGGTGGGTGCGGCGCGTGAGCCGCCTCGGCAAGCTTCCCCCGGTTTCCCTGGATCCTGAATATGAGCAGTTTGTCCGTGAAACCGGCTTCCAGTTTGAGCGCGACCTGGACGAGGCTGCCTTTGCCATCCACTACACCGGCCCTCTTGCTGCCCCGGACGGATCCCCACGATTCACGGAAGTTTTCCTCGGTCGCTGGAACTCACAAAAAGTGAGCGAGTACTTTCGCAAGGTCGCAGGCTCGGTCGAAAACTACAATCAGGTGGACATCTTCAACATTCCCCTCGAGGGTCGCACCTTGCGGATTGCCTTGCTGGGTGTTGGCACCATCGCCGCCTCCAATACAAACGATCCGGCAGTAATCCGGGAAATTATTGATCGCTCACATAGGCTGGCCTCGCCTTTCGGCGGGCCGGCGCTGTTGCGCTCCTACTACAAGCGTGTCCCCTTGGGCAGTTTGGCCTGGGTAATCGCCAGCAATCCTTCCCAATTGCGGAATCAACAATTGAATAGCTTGGCACTGCCATTGGACTATCGACAACTGCTGTCCGGTTCCACGGTGGTTGTCTCGGTACGTTTTTTGCTCGCCATTCACTTCCGCGCCGAGGCTTTCTTCAGCAATCAAGCCCAGGCATCGCAGGTTGCTGAGCGACTTGCCTCACTGGTGACCGTTTTTCACGCTCTTGAACCCACCCTCACCACCGGTGGCACCGACCAGGACGTAAAGAAGTTCTTCAACAGCCTGCAAGTGAAGCAATCAAGGGAGAGGGTTGCACTGAGCGCGGTCGTGCCGCCAGAGTTTATCAAGAAGGTTTTTACCGAACCGCCGGCGGAGCCTTCTGCCCCCGCAGTTGCGGAGCCGATCGCTCCGCCCAAGAAACATAAAATGAGGCGCAGACCGAAATAAAAGACTGGCCGAGGCTCAGCCCTTCCAAGCGCGCGCGGTTTCAGCTACAAACGTGCCGTAGTCCCGGGGTGGATGATGCAGAATCTTGGCCTGCTGCTTGAGGTCGGCTTCCGTCGCTCTCAACCCGTTCTGCTGGAAGAAGGCATACATGGTCTTCAGGTCTTCAACCAGCCATGCCGGCATGAGGCCCTGCACCTGCTCTCCCCAGGCTTTCAGGTCATTCCCTGCATAGCGGATTTCTTTTCCCAGGTGGCGGCCCCAAATCTGGGCGGTCTGAAAACCATTCAGCGCCTCCGGACCGACCAGAGGATAACGTTCCCCTTCGTGGCCCTCTTGCAATAGCGCGTTTACTGCAGCATCCGCGATATCGCGAACATCAACCCGGCTCAGGCCGATGTCGCCATAGGGCTGCGGATAGACGCCGAATTCGCTGATGGGCTGCTGAAAGAAATAATCATTTTGAAAGAAGTTGTTTGGCATCAGGACGGTGCAGGGGATTCCGCTGTCGCGAAGGGCGGCTTCAATCTCGATTTTTGAGCGGAAGTGCGGAACATGCGGGGCACTCTCCACGTCATGGATGGATAGGAGTACAACCCGCTTGATTCCGGCTTGCCTTGCGGCTCGCACCACATTGATACCTTCTTCGCTTTCGCTCTGGCTCAGGGCAGTGATAAGAAACAGTTCGTCAATGCCGTCCAT
This genomic interval carries:
- a CDS encoding NmrA family NAD(P)-binding protein: MRVLITGGTGTVGSATVRKLLSQSVPVSVLTHSPEKSKSLPAGVQAVFGDFRKPETLPVAMDGIDELFLITALSQSESEEGINVVRAARQAGIKRVVLLSIHDVESAPHVPHFRSKIEIEAALRDSGIPCTVLMPNNFFQNDYFFQQPISEFGVYPQPYGDIGLSRVDVRDIADAAVNALLQEGHEGERYPLVGPEALNGFQTAQIWGRHLGKEIRYAGNDLKAWGEQVQGLMPAWLVEDLKTMYAFFQQNGLRATEADLKQQAKILHHPPRDYGTFVAETARAWKG